From the genome of Flavobacterium luteolum, one region includes:
- the cysD gene encoding sulfate adenylyltransferase subunit CysD: MSSVLKTNALESEAIYIFREVISQFDKPVLLFSGGKDSITLVRLAQKAFFPAKIPFPLLHVDTGHNFPETIAFRDKLVEELGLELIVRNVQDAIDEGKVVEETGKYSSRNSLQTTTLLDAIEEFKFDACIGGARRDEEKARAKERIFSVRDDFGQWDEKNQRPELFDILNGKIENGQNVRVFPISNWTELDVWSYIEKEKIEIPSIYFSHKRKVFLRDGLIWSHSPFVYQEEDEQIEERIVRFRTVGDMSCTAAVESYAATIEEVVGEIRSSTISERGARIDDKRSEAAMEKRKQQGYF, encoded by the coding sequence ATGAGTTCAGTATTAAAAACAAACGCTTTAGAGAGTGAAGCGATATACATTTTCAGAGAAGTAATTTCACAGTTTGACAAACCGGTTTTACTTTTCTCAGGAGGAAAAGATTCTATTACATTAGTGCGTTTGGCGCAAAAAGCATTTTTCCCTGCTAAGATTCCGTTTCCTCTTTTGCACGTTGATACGGGACACAATTTCCCTGAGACGATTGCTTTCAGAGATAAATTGGTAGAAGAATTAGGTTTAGAGCTAATCGTACGTAATGTTCAGGATGCTATTGATGAAGGAAAAGTGGTGGAAGAAACTGGGAAATATTCTAGTAGAAACAGCTTGCAGACTACAACACTTTTAGATGCAATTGAAGAATTTAAGTTTGATGCTTGTATTGGTGGTGCACGTCGTGATGAAGAAAAAGCAAGAGCTAAAGAACGTATTTTCTCTGTTCGTGATGATTTCGGACAATGGGATGAAAAAAATCAGAGACCTGAATTGTTTGATATCTTGAATGGAAAAATAGAAAACGGACAAAACGTTCGTGTTTTCCCAATTTCAAACTGGACAGAATTAGATGTTTGGAGCTATATCGAGAAAGAAAAAATCGAGATTCCGTCAATCTATTTCTCACATAAAAGAAAAGTTTTTTTGAGAGACGGTTTAATCTGGTCGCATTCTCCTTTTGTGTACCAAGAAGAAGACGAACAAATCGAAGAACGAATTGTTCGCTTCAGAACCGTTGGAGATATGAGTTGTACAGCAGCTGTTGAATCTTATGCAGCAACAATCGAAGAAGTTGTAGGCGAAATCAGATCATCAACTATTTCTGAAAGAGGAGCCAGAATCGATGACAAACGTTCTGAAGCTGCAATGGAGAAAAGAAAACAACAAGGTTATTTTTAA